In Treponema denticola, one genomic interval encodes:
- a CDS encoding GNAT family N-acetyltransferase: MSDTRIINISKIIANDCYEISKSFEEQQWQKPIEQYIQYMDDQNNGLIDVLLAKDNNKFAGYCIIQWKSEYTFFYKNNIPEIKDLNVLKKYQRKGIATALYGRSGKTNIL; the protein is encoded by the coding sequence ATGAGTGATACAAGAATTATTAATATTTCTAAAATAATAGCAAATGACTGTTATGAAATTTCAAAAAGCTTTGAAGAACAACAATGGCAAAAACCAATTGAGCAATATATCCAATACATGGATGATCAAAACAATGGTTTAATTGATGTTCTATTGGCTAAAGATAATAATAAATTTGCAGGATATTGTATAATTCAATGGAAGTCAGAATACACATTCTTTTATAAAAATAATATTCCTGAAATAAAAGATTTGAATGTCTTAAAAAAGTACCAAAGAAAGGGAATTGCTACGGCATTATATGGAAGAAGCGGAAAGACGAATATTTTATAA
- a CDS encoding MBL fold metallo-hydrolase, with amino-acid sequence MNLIEFFGTTVKPKITKGKNMLNPIPTGKITEGVFCIRDKDVNVFLIKTKNYYIAIDSGYKNSENLINGLKELDIDRNDVKYLFLTHLDLDHAGGIDGRCNNIFPNAKIFLGKEEEKYLKSIYFRKKVLFFNLKTPIKIFKDYTCLEDRETVNLDENSIEAVLTPGHTLGHLAYILNDKIIFSGDCLIMNSEGGYSMYDLWNIDTAQNIRSLFKLKEIALQKKCEMLISSHTGFTADIEKAFKHIDEAPDWKAKGFKFIENAVENLYE; translated from the coding sequence ATGAATTTAATCGAATTTTTTGGAACTACGGTAAAACCTAAAATTACAAAAGGCAAAAATATGCTGAATCCCATACCTACAGGTAAGATCACAGAAGGTGTTTTTTGTATAAGGGATAAGGATGTAAATGTCTTTTTAATCAAAACAAAAAACTACTATATAGCAATAGATTCGGGCTATAAAAACAGTGAAAATCTGATAAATGGCTTAAAAGAGCTGGATATAGACAGAAACGATGTAAAATACCTTTTTTTAACCCACTTGGATTTGGATCATGCGGGCGGTATTGACGGAAGATGTAATAATATTTTCCCGAATGCAAAAATCTTTTTGGGAAAAGAAGAAGAAAAATATCTTAAATCGATTTATTTCCGCAAAAAAGTGCTCTTTTTTAACCTAAAAACCCCTATCAAAATCTTTAAAGATTATACCTGCCTTGAAGACAGAGAAACCGTTAATTTGGATGAAAACAGCATAGAAGCCGTTCTTACTCCAGGCCACACCCTTGGACATCTTGCTTATATCTTGAACGATAAAATCATTTTTTCCGGAGATTGCCTTATAATGAACAGTGAGGGCGGCTACAGTATGTATGACCTATGGAACATTGATACGGCACAAAATATACGCTCTCTATTTAAACTAAAAGAAATAGCTCTTCAAAAAAAATGTGAAATGCTCATAAGCTCCCATACAGGTTTTACTGCCGATATCGAAAAGGCTTTTAAACATATAGATGAAGCTCCTGACTGGAAGGCCAAAGGATTCAAGTTTATCGAAAATGCCGTAGAAAATCTTTATGAGTAA
- a CDS encoding type II toxin-antitoxin system VapC family toxin gives MIIAPDLFVAEITNVLWKYYKAGLITHEDCIQYVQDGLDMVDDFIDARTLWKESLSEGIKNNHSIYDMYYLVLTRRNDGTLITNDTALAEICKKMNIKVCN, from the coding sequence GTGATTATAGCTCCTGATTTATTTGTTGCAGAGATCACAAATGTTTTATGGAAGTATTATAAAGCCGGACTTATAACACATGAAGATTGTATTCAATATGTACAAGACGGGCTTGATATGGTGGATGATTTCATCGATGCAAGGACTTTATGGAAAGAATCTTTATCGGAAGGAATCAAAAATAATCATTCAATTTATGATATGTACTATTTGGTTTTAACTAGAAGAAATGACGGTACATTAATTACTAATGATACTGCCTTAGCCGAGATTTGTAAAAAAATGAATATAAAAGTTTGTAATTAA